A single region of the Bacteroidota bacterium genome encodes:
- a CDS encoding sulfotransferase domain-containing protein: protein MKQNFVCIGAQKAGTTTLADILSGHSDICIPPIKETKYFLFDEDYAKGKSFYDSYFSNYTGQKAIGEFDPDYLLYPFTAQRIKETLGADVKIIVVLRNPADRAFSHYLMTKRKGLEQNDFENALKAEAGRKTDIKMRKIYAYGERGMYGKQIEAFMEVFPAKNFLFLVFEEDFLKNRSQTIERVQQFLEVPVTSLNVDIHSNEAGEAKNEALNELVRKPNFAKKLLKAILPSKAFRKNVRKFFIKQNMQKVSTPKLSDAQRSELINSYFIEDIHLTEKLINRSLAVWYK, encoded by the coding sequence ATGAAACAGAATTTTGTTTGTATAGGTGCGCAAAAAGCAGGTACTACTACCTTAGCTGATATACTCAGCGGGCATAGTGATATTTGTATACCGCCAATTAAAGAAACAAAGTATTTTTTATTTGATGAAGATTACGCAAAAGGCAAATCTTTTTACGATAGTTATTTTTCAAATTATACCGGGCAAAAAGCGATTGGCGAATTTGACCCCGATTATTTGTTGTACCCCTTTACTGCTCAACGGATAAAAGAAACCCTTGGTGCTGATGTGAAAATAATTGTGGTTTTACGTAACCCTGCCGACCGGGCTTTTTCACATTACTTAATGACGAAAAGGAAAGGTTTGGAGCAAAATGATTTTGAAAATGCATTGAAGGCAGAAGCCGGCAGAAAAACCGACATCAAAATGCGAAAAATATATGCCTATGGTGAACGTGGCATGTATGGTAAACAAATTGAAGCCTTCATGGAAGTATTTCCGGCAAAAAATTTCCTCTTTTTAGTGTTTGAGGAAGATTTTTTAAAAAATCGTAGCCAAACTATTGAGCGGGTGCAGCAATTTTTGGAAGTACCGGTTACCTCCTTAAATGTTGATATACATAGTAATGAAGCCGGCGAGGCGAAAAACGAAGCGCTGAATGAGTTGGTAAGAAAGCCTAACTTTGCAAAAAAATTACTTAAAGCGATACTGCCTTCCAAAGCGTTTAGAAAAAACGTCAGGAAGTTTTTTATCAAACAAAATATGCAAAAAGTGAGCACACCGAAATTGAGTGATGCTCAACGCAGTGAATTAATCAATAGCTATTTTATTGAGGATATTCATTTAACAGAAAAATTAATCAACCGGAGTTTAGCAGTCTGGTATAAGTGA
- the metG gene encoding methionine--tRNA ligase has translation MIIFAHKIEKILQVPERYLITSALPYANGPLHVGHIAGAYLPADIYVRYLRKQKRDVVFICGSDEHGAAITIQAKKENTTPKQIIDKYHTIIQDAFKGLGISFDIYHRTSSPIHHETSQEFFLKLYEQHVFEEKESEQYYDEAFNQFLADRYIMGTCPVCANPNAYGDQCEKCGTSLSPTDLINPVSTLSNQPPVKRKTTHWYLPLNKFQNWLSDWIIKGEGRTEEWKKNVLGQCASWINEGLHPRAITRDLDWGVKVPLPNAEGKVLYVWLDAPIGYISATKQWALNTGNNWEPYWKSDTTKLVHFIGKDNIVFHCLIFPCILKSHGDYILPTNVPANEFMNMEGDKMSTSRNWSVQLHTYLSEFPGKEDVLRYVLCANMPETKDSEFTWKDFQARNNNELVAILGNYANRVMVLTSKYNDNKVPENHAGLLSEDYIAEYNRQIKDLVENTYMPAIENYRFRDALGAMLDVVRLGNKLLTDYEPWKLVKTDPAKTAGVLRVCLESLVDIGILAEPFLPFTSTKIFEYFSISEPGFNYLQPKLQTGAAVGNPFYLFEKIEDEVIDKKLAELEIIRKERQDKLQPVDNQPVKQNTPIKPIVTFDDFSKLDMRTGKITAAEKIQGADKLLKLNVDLGFEQRTIISGIALHFQPEQLIGQQVTVLVNLAPRKMRGVESNGMILMSEDAEGKLYFVQTPGTEGLGLTIS, from the coding sequence ATGATTATTTTTGCGCATAAAATTGAGAAAATCTTGCAAGTACCTGAAAGATATTTAATAACATCTGCGCTTCCTTATGCAAACGGACCATTGCATGTGGGTCATATTGCCGGCGCTTATTTACCGGCAGATATTTATGTTCGTTACCTGCGTAAACAAAAAAGAGATGTAGTTTTTATTTGTGGAAGCGATGAACACGGGGCTGCGATAACCATTCAGGCTAAAAAAGAAAATACTACGCCAAAGCAGATTATCGATAAATACCATACCATTATTCAGGATGCGTTTAAAGGCTTAGGTATCAGCTTCGACATATATCATCGCACTTCATCTCCAATACATCATGAAACTTCACAAGAATTTTTTCTGAAATTATATGAGCAGCATGTTTTTGAGGAAAAGGAGAGTGAACAATATTACGATGAGGCTTTTAATCAGTTTTTAGCCGACAGATACATTATGGGAACTTGCCCGGTTTGTGCAAATCCTAATGCCTATGGCGACCAGTGTGAGAAATGTGGTACATCCTTATCCCCAACCGATTTAATAAACCCCGTTTCCACCTTAAGTAACCAGCCTCCGGTAAAAAGAAAAACTACCCACTGGTATTTACCACTCAATAAATTTCAAAATTGGCTGAGCGACTGGATCATAAAAGGGGAAGGCCGCACAGAAGAATGGAAAAAAAATGTGCTTGGTCAGTGCGCAAGTTGGATTAACGAAGGTTTACATCCCCGCGCAATAACACGCGACCTCGACTGGGGCGTGAAGGTTCCGCTTCCTAATGCCGAGGGGAAAGTGTTATACGTATGGCTCGATGCGCCCATCGGTTATATCAGTGCAACCAAACAATGGGCGCTTAACACAGGTAATAACTGGGAACCCTACTGGAAATCTGATACAACAAAACTGGTCCACTTTATAGGTAAAGACAATATTGTGTTCCATTGCCTCATTTTCCCATGCATATTAAAAAGTCATGGCGATTACATTTTACCTACTAATGTACCCGCTAATGAGTTTATGAATATGGAAGGTGATAAAATGTCAACTTCCCGCAACTGGAGCGTTCAGTTGCATACTTATTTGAGTGAATTTCCGGGCAAAGAAGACGTTTTGCGCTATGTTTTATGCGCTAATATGCCTGAAACAAAGGACAGTGAATTTACCTGGAAGGATTTTCAAGCCCGCAATAATAACGAGCTGGTTGCCATTTTAGGTAATTATGCCAATCGGGTAATGGTGCTTACTTCTAAGTACAACGATAACAAGGTGCCTGAAAACCACGCCGGTTTACTTTCAGAAGATTATATCGCAGAATACAACCGCCAGATTAAAGACCTGGTAGAAAATACATACATGCCAGCAATTGAAAACTACCGGTTCAGGGATGCTTTAGGCGCGATGTTGGATGTGGTGCGACTGGGAAATAAGTTGCTCACCGACTATGAACCATGGAAGCTGGTTAAAACCGATCCGGCTAAAACTGCAGGTGTACTCAGGGTTTGTCTCGAAAGTTTGGTAGATATTGGCATTCTTGCTGAGCCGTTTTTACCTTTTACATCAACCAAAATTTTCGAATACTTTAGTATAAGTGAGCCCGGATTCAACTATTTACAGCCAAAATTGCAAACAGGCGCCGCAGTTGGCAATCCGTTTTACCTTTTTGAAAAGATTGAAGATGAGGTAATTGACAAAAAATTAGCCGAACTCGAAATAATTAGAAAAGAGCGTCAAGATAAATTGCAACCTGTTGATAATCAGCCAGTTAAACAAAATACCCCTATAAAACCAATAGTTACTTTCGACGATTTTTCTAAACTGGATATGCGCACCGGTAAAATTACGGCTGCAGAAAAGATTCAGGGTGCGGATAAACTGCTGAAACTCAATGTGGACTTAGGTTTTGAGCAGCGAACCATTATTTCAGGAATCGCTTTACATTTTCAACCGGAGCAATTAATCGGTCAGCAGGTTACTGTTTTAGTAAACCTGGCACCCCGTAAAATGCGCGGTGTGGAAAGTAATGGAATGATTTTGATGTCTGAAGATGCTGAAGGGAAGCTGTATTTCGTTCAAACCCCCGGCACTGAGGGATTGGGATTAACTATAAGTTAA
- a CDS encoding sulfotransferase: MMKRWPNFLIVGTARAGTTSLHEFLGGHPDIYMPLQKEPCFFTFYNQHPEFKDSKHRYTTTVESYAELFDGHDEKIMGESSTPYMYFHQQSIENIKKLVPDYRKMKILIVLRDPAERAYSQYMHNRRDLREPLSFEESIAQEKQRMTDNWHFDFFYVDKGFYYEQVKSYMDNFDKVKVVFYDTLEKNPDKLLGDIYDFLEVPNQGAKEMVKRNQSGEMKVKWFKQIITTRKNPVLNFLEN; this comes from the coding sequence ATGATGAAAAGGTGGCCTAATTTTTTAATCGTAGGAACGGCACGCGCCGGAACAACTTCCCTTCATGAATTTTTGGGCGGCCATCCCGACATTTATATGCCTTTACAAAAGGAGCCTTGTTTTTTCACTTTTTATAATCAACATCCTGAATTTAAAGATTCAAAACATCGCTACACAACCACTGTTGAAAGTTACGCTGAATTGTTCGACGGACATGATGAAAAAATAATGGGTGAATCATCAACACCTTATATGTATTTTCATCAACAGTCGATTGAAAATATTAAAAAGCTGGTACCGGATTACAGGAAAATGAAAATCCTGATAGTTTTACGCGACCCGGCTGAGCGCGCATATTCGCAATATATGCATAACCGACGCGACCTGCGCGAACCCCTTTCTTTTGAAGAAAGTATTGCTCAGGAAAAACAGCGTATGACAGATAACTGGCATTTTGATTTCTTTTATGTAGATAAAGGATTTTATTATGAACAGGTGAAAAGTTATATGGATAATTTCGACAAGGTAAAAGTGGTGTTTTATGATACACTCGAAAAAAATCCTGATAAATTATTAGGCGATATATATGATTTTCTGGAAGTGCCAAACCAAGGTGCCAAAGAAATGGTAAAACGTAATCAGAGTGGTGAGATGAAAGTGAAGTGGTTTAAACAAATTATCACCACACGTAAAAATCCTGTGCTTAATTTTTTAGAAAATTAA
- a CDS encoding flippase codes for MISKLTRKFTRKFKDEDFSEIFKKGFTGTIISLIGRFSGYLLIMVITWLYGQEAMGVYTVGLSILSIVGIFGRFGVDMAMSRFVAQYGAIGRWDLVTHTYKTALKIIVPLGVFLSAATYFVLPYLTDNLFDDNGGADYERYTLFMQIFAVSILFYTLGGLSEECIKGLKKTRQYNWISQVVNQLAAIVFLLIFGLFSKDQLWVNLSYCLGVFIAFIVAQFVWIYYLRNPEKAGTEFLGRKEKKKKKEGVENQQVAVVTQLANSHEPIETVELLKVSAPMMSAKYLTMIYTWVDILILAWYASEAKVAIYRVATRLTSLATIPLISINAIAGPKFAEAHGNNDQKRLKNSVRQATRLIFWSCIPILLLFLVFPKFCMWTFGKDFTGTEAVLVFLIVTIGQAANILTGPVTVLLNMTGKQKVTMYYALATVVIDISLNLILIPKYGIVGAAIATSISRTVLNLGCALQIYFTMGISTIYNPFADIRDMLVKKPKKSKNNNDEKVA; via the coding sequence ATGATTTCCAAACTCACCAGGAAGTTCACGCGGAAATTTAAAGACGAAGACTTTTCCGAAATCTTCAAAAAAGGATTTACCGGAACAATAATTAGTTTAATAGGAAGGTTTTCCGGTTACTTGCTCATTATGGTTATTACCTGGTTGTACGGACAGGAAGCCATGGGTGTTTATACCGTAGGACTTAGTATTCTTAGTATAGTTGGTATATTCGGACGATTTGGCGTTGATATGGCCATGTCGCGTTTCGTTGCACAATATGGAGCAATTGGGCGCTGGGATCTTGTTACACATACCTATAAAACAGCACTCAAAATTATTGTCCCCTTAGGTGTTTTTTTATCTGCTGCAACCTATTTTGTATTGCCTTATCTCACCGATAATTTATTTGATGATAATGGAGGTGCCGATTACGAACGGTACACCTTATTTATGCAAATATTTGCTGTGTCTATTTTGTTTTATACACTTGGCGGATTAAGTGAAGAATGTATAAAAGGACTTAAAAAAACACGTCAGTATAACTGGATTTCTCAGGTAGTAAACCAATTAGCTGCAATTGTTTTTTTATTGATTTTCGGTTTGTTTTCAAAAGACCAGTTGTGGGTTAATTTATCATATTGCCTGGGCGTGTTTATCGCATTTATCGTCGCACAGTTTGTTTGGATTTATTATTTAAGAAATCCAGAAAAAGCGGGCACCGAATTTTTAGGCAGAAAAGAAAAGAAAAAGAAAAAAGAAGGTGTAGAAAATCAACAAGTTGCCGTAGTTACACAATTAGCTAATTCGCATGAACCAATTGAAACCGTTGAATTATTAAAAGTTTCTGCGCCAATGATGTCGGCAAAATATCTCACCATGATTTATACCTGGGTAGATATTTTGATTTTGGCATGGTATGCATCCGAAGCAAAAGTGGCTATTTATCGAGTAGCAACACGTTTAACCTCATTGGCTACTATTCCTTTAATATCCATTAATGCTATTGCAGGACCAAAGTTTGCAGAAGCACATGGAAATAATGACCAAAAACGATTAAAAAATAGTGTTCGTCAGGCAACCAGATTAATATTCTGGTCATGTATTCCGATATTATTATTGTTCCTTGTGTTTCCGAAATTTTGCATGTGGACATTCGGGAAAGATTTTACCGGAACGGAAGCAGTATTGGTTTTTTTAATTGTTACCATTGGTCAGGCGGCAAATATACTTACAGGCCCGGTTACCGTATTATTAAATATGACCGGGAAACAAAAAGTTACCATGTATTACGCATTGGCAACTGTTGTAATTGATATTAGTTTGAATTTAATATTAATTCCCAAATATGGTATTGTTGGTGCGGCTATTGCCACATCAATTTCACGAACTGTATTAAATTTGGGTTGTGCATTGCAGATTTATTTTACCATGGGTATCAGCACAATTTATAATCCATTTGCCGATATTCGTGATATGCTGGTAAAAAAACCTAAAAAGTCTAAAAATAATAATGATGAAAAGGTGGCCTAA
- a CDS encoding DUF3108 domain-containing protein produces MIKPILITALSFGTLLSGDVDETMPSRIMPASETCEIPHMAFQAGESLTYKVYYNWGSVWLSGGEVYFKLTKEDYKGKPVLHASGEAVSYKSFDWLFKVRDKVDTYMNEETLQSYKFSRDVYEGGYTFYRSYDWDREKNIIYSYQDNRKGKKTSKTITNVDPCGLDLMTTFYWMRTLDIANAKKGDKIPVKMAIDDEEYDMYVRYEGKEVYETKLGKFNCIKLKPLLQEGEIFKEGEGMTLWLTDDDNRIPVRIESELRVGRITCDLKSYGGNKYPFTSKVN; encoded by the coding sequence ATGATTAAACCAATTTTAATTACAGCACTTTCGTTCGGAACTTTATTATCCGGAGATGTGGATGAAACTATGCCATCACGAATTATGCCTGCAAGTGAAACATGCGAAATTCCGCATATGGCTTTTCAGGCCGGTGAATCACTTACATATAAAGTTTATTATAACTGGGGTAGCGTTTGGCTAAGCGGTGGAGAAGTATATTTTAAATTAACAAAAGAAGATTATAAAGGCAAACCTGTTTTACATGCATCAGGGGAAGCTGTTAGTTATAAATCTTTCGACTGGTTATTTAAAGTGCGCGATAAAGTGGATACCTATATGAATGAAGAAACTTTACAATCGTATAAGTTCAGTCGCGATGTATATGAAGGTGGATATACTTTTTATCGCTCTTATGATTGGGACAGAGAAAAAAATATTATTTACTCTTATCAGGATAACCGCAAAGGCAAAAAAACGTCTAAAACAATTACTAATGTTGATCCATGCGGTTTAGATTTAATGACTACCTTTTACTGGATGCGTACGTTGGATATAGCCAATGCAAAAAAAGGTGATAAAATTCCGGTGAAAATGGCAATTGATGATGAAGAATATGATATGTATGTTCGTTATGAAGGTAAAGAAGTTTATGAAACCAAACTCGGTAAATTTAATTGTATCAAATTAAAACCGTTATTACAGGAAGGTGAAATATTTAAAGAAGGAGAGGGGATGACACTCTGGTTAACAGATGATGATAACAGAATTCCTGTGCGTATTGAATCAGAATTGCGCGTCGGTAGAATCACCTGCGATTTAAAATCATACGGCGGAAATAAATATCCCTTTACTTCAAAAGTGAATTAA
- a CDS encoding MBOAT family protein translates to MIFNSLHFLIFLPVVIFLYYALPYKWRWLMLLFASYYFYMCWKAEYAFLIVFSTTVDYYTANKMSRLKDKKARLPYLMISLISNLGLLFSFKYFNFFNDSARAVFDQFNIFYNVPEFNLFLPVGISFYTFQALSYSIDVYRGDFKAEKNFGYFALFISYWPQLVAGPIERPGDLQPQLKQNHDFDYERVKQGLIRILYGFFKKVVIADRLGLFVQQVYGNGGGHGGWVDPTYEHGGFAIILVTWMFAIKVYCDFGGYCDIAIGSAKIMGHNLTDNFKTPYFSKSIREFWERWHITLTVWVRDYLYIPLGGSRVSFGRMLFNNWFTLTIMGFWHGANWTYVMFGFIHGFFIVMSRIWDRYFPKLNLPTLMPRMKALTGALLAFWIFNLTCIPDIFFRSNTIGDAWNVILNIFSTDTTSYLIHNSAAKGAVPSVIEFWVSVVCIVLLLITDYKLYVNKSIGIETMVAAKPFYARWSFYVSFLVIVTLFAYTSKSVFIYFAF, encoded by the coding sequence ATGATTTTCAACTCATTACATTTTCTAATATTTTTACCGGTTGTAATTTTCCTGTATTACGCGTTGCCATATAAATGGCGATGGTTAATGCTCTTGTTTGCCAGTTATTATTTTTACATGTGTTGGAAGGCAGAATATGCATTCCTTATTGTATTTTCAACTACTGTAGATTATTATACTGCGAATAAAATGTCGCGGCTAAAGGATAAAAAGGCCCGACTGCCGTATTTGATGATTAGTTTGATATCAAATCTCGGTTTATTATTTTCATTTAAATATTTCAATTTCTTCAACGACTCAGCGCGAGCTGTGTTCGACCAGTTTAATATATTTTATAATGTTCCTGAGTTTAATTTGTTTTTACCGGTTGGTATTTCATTTTACACTTTCCAGGCATTAAGCTATAGTATTGATGTTTACCGGGGTGATTTTAAAGCGGAAAAGAATTTCGGGTATTTCGCTTTGTTTATTTCTTATTGGCCCCAACTGGTTGCCGGTCCTATTGAACGACCGGGTGATTTACAACCGCAATTAAAGCAAAATCACGACTTTGATTATGAACGTGTAAAACAAGGGTTGATCCGCATTTTGTATGGTTTTTTCAAGAAGGTGGTAATTGCCGACAGACTTGGATTATTCGTACAGCAGGTATATGGTAATGGGGGCGGGCATGGCGGATGGGTTGATCCAACATATGAACACGGAGGCTTTGCAATTATATTGGTAACATGGATGTTTGCAATTAAAGTGTATTGTGATTTCGGTGGGTACTGTGATATTGCAATCGGTAGTGCTAAAATAATGGGGCATAACCTGACAGATAACTTTAAAACGCCATATTTTTCGAAATCAATACGAGAGTTCTGGGAGCGATGGCATATTACACTTACGGTCTGGGTGCGGGATTATTTATATATTCCGCTCGGTGGAAGCAGGGTTTCGTTCGGAAGAATGTTATTTAATAACTGGTTTACCTTAACCATTATGGGATTTTGGCATGGCGCAAACTGGACCTACGTTATGTTCGGTTTTATACATGGATTTTTTATAGTCATGAGCCGGATTTGGGACCGGTATTTCCCAAAATTAAATTTACCGACTTTAATGCCACGCATGAAGGCACTTACCGGTGCATTACTTGCGTTCTGGATATTTAATTTAACTTGTATTCCGGATATATTTTTCCGCTCAAATACAATTGGTGATGCATGGAATGTTATTCTAAATATTTTTTCAACAGATACTACCTCTTATTTAATTCATAATAGTGCCGCAAAAGGTGCTGTGCCAAGTGTAATTGAATTTTGGGTGAGTGTTGTTTGTATAGTATTATTATTAATTACAGATTATAAGTTATATGTAAATAAAAGTATCGGTATTGAAACAATGGTTGCAGCGAAACCATTTTATGCACGCTGGAGCTTTTACGTTTCATTCCTCGTTATCGTAACTTTATTTGCCTATACATCTAAATCAGTATTTATCTATTTTGCTTTTTAA
- a CDS encoding SLBB domain-containing protein translates to MKNLSSLILFVFALGVATTLTAQTPPVVPPVSSGTLESLGFDTEEIDAIMGATGQSTSTAIESATQIQDAQQTAVQNAMNQEATLAPNTNTIPPAIVQEVIAEATDGNQPPASTIWGHDFFQNGSVDLFDKVPNQKVSDNYIIGEGDQLTIAIWGYAYYNYNFTVNEDGYITTVEVGRIYLKGLTFSAAKQLLRQRFASAFDLTNSKFDVSLSYSKSIKVNIVGEVVNPGSYNISSLNTAFNALVAAGGVTDIGSVRNIQVRRNGKIIKTLDVYQFLLNPGSTDDTYLEANDYIIVSGIGRVVEVQGEVNRPFKYELIKGENLNELLAYAGGPRSTAYKRNVTIFRYFENENIVMDINLDSLERERINYPLLDGDKIVFARIPEVIENIVTIQGACRFPGNYQLTADMRISDLIIKAKGLNYDAYTDRAYLIRKDDKLNDVYVPFDLAEVMENPNSPFNFKLNRFDVIDIFSKQEFKETFNVAINGAVKVPGTFPYYERMTLKDLLYYSGGLKVEAANSKIEISRIVNFNEASNLNEPTRVIVQSVSIGKDLNVEDAANTFQLQPYDQVFVRNTPEFEYQKNITILGEVKYPGVYTLTSRTETLADIVERAGGLTQWAYAEGATMNRQDVSSTLVFLGKALENPESKYNYVMREGDIVTVPKAGDLVALKGEIKYPFVGDPGTVVVPFEKGRSARHFIRKYGKNFDDDAKRSETYIVEPNGYVRRTHNFLFIHFYPRVKVKGCQIVVPQKPEEKPEIETQEAPKAPFDWNTFATTLSAGILSFATIYVLLQRGN, encoded by the coding sequence ATGAAGAACCTTTCTTCGTTGATATTGTTTGTATTCGCTTTAGGCGTTGCCACTACCTTAACAGCACAAACACCCCCGGTAGTTCCACCTGTTTCATCAGGTACTTTAGAGTCGTTAGGTTTCGATACTGAAGAAATCGATGCTATTATGGGTGCTACAGGTCAGTCAACATCCACTGCAATCGAATCTGCAACTCAAATTCAGGATGCTCAGCAAACTGCTGTTCAAAATGCTATGAACCAGGAAGCTACCCTGGCGCCAAATACAAACACAATACCTCCGGCAATTGTTCAGGAAGTTATTGCAGAGGCAACTGACGGCAATCAGCCACCTGCTTCTACCATTTGGGGTCACGATTTTTTCCAAAATGGATCTGTGGACTTGTTTGACAAAGTTCCCAACCAAAAAGTAAGTGATAATTATATTATTGGCGAGGGTGACCAGCTTACCATTGCCATTTGGGGTTATGCTTATTATAACTACAACTTTACGGTAAACGAAGATGGTTATATCACTACCGTTGAAGTTGGCCGTATTTATTTAAAGGGGTTAACTTTTAGCGCTGCAAAACAATTATTGCGTCAGCGTTTTGCTTCTGCATTCGACTTAACGAACTCAAAATTTGATGTTAGTTTAAGTTATTCTAAAAGTATAAAAGTTAATATCGTAGGTGAAGTTGTTAATCCGGGTTCATATAATATTTCATCGCTCAATACAGCATTTAATGCTTTAGTTGCTGCAGGTGGGGTTACAGATATCGGTTCTGTTCGTAATATTCAGGTTAGACGCAACGGAAAAATTATTAAAACACTTGACGTTTATCAGTTTTTATTAAATCCGGGTTCTACCGATGATACTTACCTTGAAGCAAATGATTATATTATTGTAAGTGGAATTGGTCGTGTTGTTGAAGTGCAGGGTGAAGTTAACAGACCATTTAAATATGAATTAATTAAAGGTGAAAATCTGAACGAATTGCTTGCTTATGCAGGTGGTCCACGTTCAACTGCTTATAAACGTAATGTTACCATTTTCAGATATTTCGAAAATGAAAACATTGTAATGGATATCAATTTAGATAGCCTTGAGCGTGAAAGAATTAATTATCCGTTATTAGATGGTGATAAAATTGTATTCGCAAGAATTCCTGAAGTAATTGAAAATATCGTTACCATTCAGGGCGCTTGTCGTTTCCCTGGTAATTATCAGTTAACTGCTGATATGCGCATTTCTGATTTAATTATCAAAGCAAAAGGATTAAATTATGATGCATATACCGATCGCGCTTATCTCATCAGAAAAGACGATAAATTAAATGATGTATATGTACCATTTGATTTAGCTGAAGTTATGGAAAATCCTAATTCTCCATTTAACTTTAAATTAAACAGATTTGATGTAATCGACATCTTTTCTAAACAAGAATTTAAAGAAACATTTAACGTAGCAATTAATGGTGCTGTAAAAGTACCGGGAACATTCCCATATTATGAGCGCATGACGTTAAAAGATTTATTATATTATTCAGGTGGATTAAAAGTGGAAGCTGCAAACAGCAAAATTGAAATTTCACGTATCGTAAATTTTAACGAAGCAAGTAATTTAAATGAACCAACACGTGTAATTGTTCAATCAGTTTCTATTGGTAAAGATTTAAATGTGGAAGATGCAGCAAATACTTTCCAATTACAACCTTATGATCAAGTATTTGTAAGAAATACACCTGAGTTTGAATATCAGAAAAATATCACCATCCTTGGTGAGGTAAAATACCCTGGGGTTTATACATTAACATCACGAACTGAAACATTAGCCGATATCGTTGAACGTGCTGGTGGATTAACACAATGGGCTTATGCCGAAGGTGCTACCATGAATCGTCAGGATGTTTCTTCTACGCTTGTGTTTTTAGGTAAAGCTTTAGAAAACCCTGAATCAAAATATAACTATGTAATGCGTGAAGGTGATATTGTAACTGTTCCAAAAGCAGGCGACCTTGTTGCATTAAAAGGTGAAATTAAATATCCGTTTGTTGGTGATCCGGGAACTGTTGTTGTTCCTTTTGAAAAAGGCAGAAGTGCGCGTCACTTTATCAGAAAATATGGTAAAAACTTCGACGATGATGCTAAACGCAGTGAAACTTACATTGTTGAACCAAACGGTTATGTTCGTCGTACACATAATTTCTTATTTATACATTTTTATCCGCGTGTAAAAGTGAAAGGTTGTCAAATTGTGGTTCCGCAGAAACCGGAAGAAAAACCGGAGATTGAAACACAGGAGGCCCCTAAAGCACCATTCGACTGGAATACTTTTGCTACCACACTTAGTGCAGGTATCCTCAGCTTTGCTACAATTTATGTATTGTTACAACGAGGTAATTAA
- a CDS encoding LD-carboxypeptidase, whose translation MFNRLALKQGDSIGILSTARWIDESELQNALEIFKSWGLNPVLGETISARFNQFAGEDSVRANDLQHFMDNPEIKAIVCARGGYGTIRIMEALDFTGFMENPNWICGFSDITVLHAHINDKLGIPSLHCTMPFSFANNSAAALSTLNAALFGNPLSISCAHHPLNKQGTAEGVLIGGNLSILYSLLGTKFGFSTGHKILFIEDIDEYLYHIDRMLMSLKLAGKLEFVKGIIVGGMTDMKDNKVKFGISAEEIIANHVSKYDIPVCYGFPSGHIPDNRAMIFGTTVKLSVTNTETTLSYL comes from the coding sequence ATGTTCAATCGTTTGGCACTTAAACAGGGAGATTCAATCGGGATACTCTCAACAGCAAGGTGGATTGATGAAAGCGAGCTTCAAAATGCGCTTGAAATATTTAAATCCTGGGGTTTAAATCCGGTGTTAGGCGAAACGATATCTGCAAGATTTAACCAGTTTGCCGGAGAAGACAGTGTTCGCGCAAATGACCTGCAGCATTTTATGGATAATCCTGAAATAAAAGCCATTGTTTGTGCACGTGGTGGATATGGCACTATTCGTATCATGGAAGCATTAGATTTTACCGGGTTTATGGAAAACCCAAACTGGATTTGCGGTTTTTCTGACATTACGGTATTACATGCACATATTAATGATAAACTCGGTATTCCATCTTTACATTGCACCATGCCATTTTCATTTGCCAATAATTCAGCGGCGGCTTTGTCGACATTAAATGCAGCTTTATTTGGAAATCCATTAAGTATTTCCTGTGCACATCATCCTTTAAATAAACAGGGTACAGCTGAGGGAGTTTTAATAGGCGGAAATTTATCCATTTTATATTCTTTACTTGGAACAAAATTCGGATTTTCTACCGGACATAAAATTTTATTTATTGAAGATATTGATGAATACCTTTATCACATTGACCGTATGCTGATGAGCTTAAAACTTGCCGGAAAATTAGAATTCGTAAAAGGAATTATTGTTGGCGGAATGACAGACATGAAAGATAATAAAGTTAAATTCGGAATTAGTGCAGAAGAAATAATTGCCAATCATGTTTCCAAATATGACATTCCGGTTTGTTATGGATTTCCATCAGGACATATACCGGATAACCGTGCAATGATTTTTGGCACTACAGTAAAATTATCCGTTACCAATACAGAAACCACACTGAGTTATTTATAA